The Fictibacillus arsenicus genome contains a region encoding:
- a CDS encoding FecCD family ABC transporter permease: protein MNGILQDNKIRTAVLIIGIFIAFIVMVLSVVLGYTDTSLSMAIEAYTAFNGSNEHLIIQLSRVPRALVGMAVGISLGIAGVLMQALTRNPIASPDIFGVNAGAGFFIVFGVTFLGITSIQQFMWIGFLGAAVASGLAYALGSAGRGGLTPVKLTLAGAVMAALFASLTQGMLVTNEKALDEVLFWLAGSVEGRKLSMLAAVMPALLIAWTVSMLLSRQLNAFALGEDVAVSLGQKTVIFKFAAALMVVLLAGGSVAIAGPISFIGIVVPHFARYLVGSDHRWIVPFSALTGGIMLVLADIGARYIIMPEEAPVGVVTALLGTPFFIYIVRKGIFQR from the coding sequence ATGAACGGAATATTACAAGATAATAAAATTAGAACAGCCGTATTAATCATAGGGATATTCATCGCTTTTATCGTGATGGTGTTGAGTGTTGTATTAGGTTACACAGATACCTCGCTATCAATGGCAATTGAAGCATACACCGCTTTTAACGGCTCAAATGAACATTTAATCATACAGCTTTCCCGAGTTCCCCGTGCACTAGTCGGAATGGCTGTAGGAATTAGTTTAGGAATTGCAGGAGTCCTTATGCAGGCACTTACCCGCAATCCAATCGCATCACCTGATATTTTTGGCGTAAATGCCGGTGCGGGATTTTTTATTGTATTTGGTGTTACTTTCTTAGGCATCACTTCTATTCAGCAATTCATGTGGATCGGTTTTCTTGGAGCTGCAGTAGCTTCCGGTCTTGCATACGCTCTTGGGTCTGCAGGAAGAGGCGGTTTAACACCTGTTAAACTGACATTGGCTGGAGCGGTTATGGCAGCACTTTTCGCTTCCCTTACACAAGGAATGCTGGTAACAAACGAGAAAGCACTTGATGAAGTTTTGTTTTGGCTGGCAGGTTCTGTAGAAGGCAGAAAGCTCTCCATGCTTGCAGCAGTTATGCCGGCATTGTTAATAGCATGGACTGTTTCTATGCTCCTATCGCGGCAGTTGAATGCTTTTGCGCTTGGAGAAGATGTAGCAGTCAGCTTAGGACAGAAGACTGTGATCTTTAAATTTGCTGCTGCACTAATGGTCGTTCTCCTTGCAGGAGGTTCGGTTGCTATTGCAGGACCGATCAGTTTTATAGGAATAGTAGTTCCGCATTTTGCAAGATACCTAGTCGGCAGTGATCATCGATGGATTGTCCCTTTTTCGGCACTCACAGGCGGAATCATGCTGGTACTCGCTGACATCGGGGCACGTTACATCATCATGCCGGAAGAAGCTCCTGTTGGAGTAGTTACCGCTTTACTCGGTACACCGTTCTTTATTTACATTGTTCGTAAAGGAATTTTTCAAAGATGA